One uncultured Flavobacterium sp. genomic window, TCAGGAAAAGAAATATAAAGGCAATCTTTTTTAGGGTCATAGATTAAAAAATAGACTTAATAATGTCTTTTAATTCCTTATCTAACTCCGTATTTGAGATTTTATTTTCTATTAAGTCAAAATTTGCATTAAAAGTTGGCAATGAATAAGTGGCTTTTATTTGTGCTCCATATCTAGGTAAAGCATTATTAGCAATTTCTAAAACTGAAGCTCCTCCTCTTGCACCGGGCGAAGTTGCTAATAACAACATTGGTTTTTGCTGAAAAATTTCTTTCATAATTCTGGAACACCAATCGAAAAGGTTTTTGAATGCGGCAGAATAATTCCCGTTATTTTCAGCTAAAGAAACAACCA contains:
- a CDS encoding NAD(P)H-dependent oxidoreductase, whose protein sequence is MKIVAFGGSNSQHSINKHFATYASSLFENAEVEVLDLNDFAMPLFSVDLEKEIGQHELAKAFLEKIESADFLVVSLAENNGNYSAAFKNLFDWCSRIMKEIFQQKPMLLLATSPGARGGASVLEIANNALPRYGAQIKATYSLPTFNANFDLIENKISNTELDKELKDIIKSIF